In one window of Tubulanus polymorphus chromosome 3, tnTubPoly1.2, whole genome shotgun sequence DNA:
- the LOC141902141 gene encoding uncharacterized protein LOC141902141 → MMERNETGGKSSTGTDGKTSRPTAEASYIETKSKERNETGGNLSTGTDGKTSRPTAEASNIETKSKGNKNCCVPLCHKAGYLIEKGEKVTFHRFPKDENLRRQWIIKIKRDPGDNFKIKDHTFVCSRHFLPEDIEFNVYNQRRYLRRGAVPSVFECWKDFQNIGQQSQKKSRKQPTQRLLDFRNMDAPPEEIATQSPVHEPVTDPLVEITTGEN, encoded by the exons ATGATG GAGCGAAATGAAACTGGAGGAAAGTCATCAACTGGGACTGATGGCAAAACTAGTAGGCCTACAGCAGAAGCCTCTTATATTGAAACGAAATCGAAG GAGCGAAATGAAACTGGAGGAAATTTGTCAACTGGGACTGATGGCAAAACTAGTAGGCCTACAGCAGAAGCCtctaatattgaaacaaaatcaAAG ggAAACAAAAACTGCTGTGTTCCCCTTTGTCACAAGGCTGgatatttgattgaaaaaggtgaaaaagtAACATTTCATCGATTCCCGAAGGATGAAAATTTACGCAGACAAtggattatcaaaataaaaaggGATCCCGgtgataatttcaaaataaaagaccatacatttGTTTGTTCACGACATTTTCTACCCGAGGACATTGAATTTAACGTCTACAATCAAAGGAGATATCTTCGTCGCGGTGCTGTGCCCAGTGTTTTTGAATGTTGGAAAGACTTTCAAAACATAGGTCAACAGTCACAGAAAAAGTCCCGAAAGCAACCAACTCAACGACTCTTGGATTTTAGAAATATGGACGCCCCGCCTGAAGAAATTGCAACCCAATCACCAGTGCATGAACCAGTTACTGATCCACTTGTCGAAATAACAACTGGAGAAAATTAA
- the LOC141902143 gene encoding uncharacterized protein LOC141902143 produces MPMKRSDYKPSCNISNDLQPLIDMIDPCPQYVIKLEHETRMQRDSSLWFNERQYRLTASNFGLVLNRKAAPTEKFLSSLITKKDLSSIAAIQYGIDNEPFALSKYRNYMANSGKHVDVLPCGLAMNRSFSWLGATPDGKIIVADTQSYGLLEIKCPYSFKDVTHGKIQLKTSHHYYSQIQGQMGVCGLDFRDFVIYTKKGMSIQRIPFHQQFWDEMLDKISIFYLTHLAPYIVKNRFDANDA; encoded by the exons ATGCCAATGAAAAGAAGTGATTATAAACCAAGTTGCAATATTTCTAATGACTTACAACCTTTAATCGACATGATTGACCCGTGTCCACAGTATGTTATTAAATTGGAACATGAGACCAGAATGCAGCGAGATAGTTCTCTTTGGTTCAACGAAAGACAGTACAGACTGACTGCGAGTAATTTTGGTTTAGTACTGAATCGAAAAGCAGCTCCAACAGAGAAATTTCTATCATCTCTTATAACGAAAAAAGACTTGAGTTCCATTGCTGCCATACAATATGGCATTGACAATGAACCTTTTGCTCTGTCAAAGTATAGAAACTATATGGCTAATTCTGGGAAACATGTAGATGTTTTACCATGTGGGTTAGCGATGAATCGATCTTTCAGTTGGCTGGGTGCAACTCCGGATGGGAAGATAATAGTTGCTGATACCCAGAGTTACGGTCTTCTCGAAATAAAATGTCCATATTCGTTCAAAGATGTTACCC ATGGCAAAATACAATTGAAAACATCACACCATTATTATAGCCAGATTCAAGGACAAATGGGTGTATGCGGCTTGGACTTTCGTGATTTTGTCATATACACCAAGAAGGGTATGTCAATTCAAAGGattccatttcatcaacaATTTTGGGATGAAATGTTGGATAAAATTTCAATCTTTTATTTAACTCATCTAGCTCCatatattgtgaaaaataggTTTGATGCAAATGATGCTTGA